In Flavobacterium okayamense, a single window of DNA contains:
- a CDS encoding FG-GAP repeat domain-containing protein yields MKKIRTLILLLTLLTISFNGFSQEVTFFNADGFFSIGTQSNRTASITLYDIDNDGDLDALVANGRHWAEQNYIYYNDGKGGFKTAQPIGKILDASYALKSADFNNDGFVDIAVANDNIPNKIYFGSANDSFDNEISFGSLAPSRNLEIADIDNDGDFDLILSNRKAVNEICLNDGKGNFEKIITFGSDSDQTIQTRIVDINKDGFLDLITAERQSKNKIYLNDGKQNFLKVIEFGNEKDETRSIDIGDFDKDGFLDVVTGNLGSKNSIYFGDKNLTYKRVFVFKEERQTSSIKVADLNQDGYLDIVEGNSEERNYIYLGQKDGSFIEIGLREDLKDDTYNIEIGDLNNDGLPDIVESNSGTWNLYYRTRKK; encoded by the coding sequence ATGAAAAAGATTCGAACGCTAATATTATTACTTACTTTATTGACAATTTCATTTAATGGATTCTCTCAAGAAGTGACATTTTTTAATGCCGATGGATTTTTTTCAATTGGAACACAATCAAACCGAACAGCTTCTATAACCTTATACGATATTGACAACGACGGAGATTTAGATGCGCTTGTTGCAAATGGCAGACATTGGGCAGAACAGAATTATATTTATTACAATGATGGCAAAGGAGGTTTTAAAACAGCGCAACCCATCGGAAAAATCCTTGATGCTTCATATGCTTTAAAAAGTGCTGACTTCAATAATGATGGATTTGTAGACATAGCCGTAGCCAACGACAATATTCCGAATAAAATTTATTTTGGTTCTGCAAATGACAGCTTTGACAATGAAATTTCTTTTGGATCTTTAGCACCTTCAAGAAATCTTGAAATAGCAGATATTGACAACGATGGAGATTTTGACCTAATACTTTCAAATAGAAAAGCCGTAAACGAAATTTGCCTTAATGACGGAAAAGGAAATTTTGAAAAAATCATCACTTTTGGATCTGATTCTGACCAAACAATTCAAACAAGAATCGTAGATATAAACAAAGACGGATTTTTAGACTTAATTACAGCAGAAAGACAAAGTAAAAACAAAATTTATCTAAATGACGGAAAACAGAATTTTTTAAAAGTAATAGAATTTGGTAATGAAAAAGATGAAACCCGTTCTATTGATATTGGAGATTTTGACAAAGATGGATTTTTAGATGTTGTAACAGGAAATTTAGGTTCAAAAAATAGCATTTATTTTGGCGACAAAAATTTGACTTATAAGCGAGTTTTCGTTTTCAAAGAAGAACGTCAGACTTCATCAATAAAAGTAGCAGACTTAAATCAAGATGGCTATTTAGATATTGTTGAGGGAAATTCAGAAGAACGGAATTATATTTATTTAGGCCAGAAAGATGGCTCGTTTATAGAAATTGGTTTGCGAGAAGACTTAAAAGATGACACTTATAACATTGAAATAGGAGATTTAAATAATGATGGATTACCAGACATTGTTGAATCAAATTCAGGAACTTGGAATTTATATTATAGAACTCGTAAAAAATAA
- a CDS encoding DUF4304 domain-containing protein, with translation MDAAGFKKLVTKHFAPKIRELGWKGSGFHFRKVEDNHIVKVFGFQGAWYGGSVCCETAIHFDFIPDLAQDNVDVNKITYASCLIRKRLSPKGDGDYHWNFRDSEADNIESINQIWESFEKHGTKFYNSFMDFPKPFDKIKVKDLKKRDYRLIKNCFISNMIEFAWILKEINLKIGKYNIAQEFADYGLDEANKWAKEMAKNNRGKIDQEYIRIYEDKFKITSP, from the coding sequence ATGGATGCGGCTGGATTTAAAAAACTTGTTACCAAACATTTTGCTCCAAAGATTAGAGAACTTGGCTGGAAAGGTTCTGGCTTTCATTTTAGAAAAGTAGAAGATAATCACATTGTAAAAGTTTTTGGATTTCAAGGAGCATGGTATGGTGGGTCAGTATGTTGTGAGACTGCAATTCACTTTGACTTTATTCCCGATTTAGCACAAGATAATGTTGACGTGAACAAAATTACATATGCATCATGTTTGATTCGGAAAAGACTATCACCCAAAGGAGATGGTGATTATCACTGGAATTTTAGGGATAGTGAAGCAGATAATATTGAATCGATAAATCAAATTTGGGAATCGTTTGAGAAACATGGAACAAAGTTTTACAATTCGTTTATGGATTTTCCAAAACCATTTGATAAGATAAAAGTTAAAGACCTCAAAAAAAGAGACTATCGTTTGATAAAAAATTGCTTTATCTCAAATATGATTGAGTTTGCTTGGATTTTAAAAGAAATTAACCTAAAGATTGGAAAATATAACATTGCGCAAGAATTTGCAGACTACGGATTAGATGAAGCTAATAAGTGGGCAAAAGAAATGGCTAAAAATAATCGAGGAAAAATAGACCAAGAGTATATTCGGATTTATGAAGATAAGTTTAAGATAACCAGCCCATAA
- a CDS encoding DUF2004 domain-containing protein, giving the protein MKLKYFNEIDLQNLTDYYEVDIDFKGNSVQLDINFQETKINESNLDYLKSILDDLDGILLKVNDFIKNDYKSGEDVKEFLAFHIEELDNDELESLLSDSDKSLSREEQLLSIIKLKRIGFYPEDNDEYVIFDFVTDEEVSQYLLVVKVNSKGQLDHITMES; this is encoded by the coding sequence ATGAAACTTAAATACTTTAACGAAATTGATTTACAAAACCTGACTGATTATTATGAAGTTGATATTGATTTTAAAGGAAATTCTGTGCAGTTAGACATAAACTTTCAGGAAACTAAAATCAATGAATCAAATCTTGATTATCTAAAAAGTATTTTGGACGATTTGGATGGAATTTTACTAAAAGTAAATGACTTCATTAAAAACGACTATAAATCGGGTGAAGATGTTAAGGAGTTTCTGGCTTTTCATATAGAGGAGCTGGACAATGATGAACTTGAAAGTCTTCTTTCAGATTCGGATAAATCATTATCGAGAGAGGAACAACTTCTATCAATAATCAAACTTAAACGGATTGGATTCTACCCCGAAGACAATGACGAGTATGTAATTTTTGATTTTGTTACAGACGAGGAAGTTTCACAGTACTTATTAGTAGTTAAGGTAAATAGTAAAGGACAACTTGACCACATAACAATGGAGAGTTAA
- a CDS encoding DUF4258 domain-containing protein — protein sequence MKFKFRLAYYLFGLLLGLFFVIWFLGTKAESKGVEFCYLPNCRVLQDLRKKPLQISEEAKTTLNQDWVNLEDVKASLKYGDVDFSKSNEIFKKGKLYVIEGKTTQNEEITITMINYTDKVILEKVEKR from the coding sequence ATGAAATTTAAGTTTCGTCTAGCCTATTATTTATTTGGTTTATTATTAGGATTATTTTTTGTGATTTGGTTTTTAGGCACAAAAGCAGAATCTAAAGGAGTAGAATTTTGTTATTTACCTAATTGTAGAGTTTTACAAGATTTACGAAAAAAACCACTTCAAATATCTGAAGAAGCCAAAACTACTCTAAACCAAGATTGGGTAAATTTAGAAGATGTAAAAGCTTCCTTAAAGTATGGCGATGTAGATTTTTCAAAGAGTAATGAAATATTTAAAAAAGGGAAACTTTACGTTATAGAAGGTAAAACAACTCAAAATGAAGAAATTACAATTACCATGATAAACTACACTGATAAAGTAATTTTAGAAAAAGTAGAAAAAAGGTAA
- a CDS encoding alanine dehydrogenase, producing the protein MAIYSPFSKAQLLPQEEKLEVARHKSELFIGVPQETAYQERRICLTPDAVASLTSHGHRVLIESGAGESASFSDKEYSDAGAEITKDTKKVFSCPIILKVEPPTLPEIEMMNPQTIVISAIQLKTQRKEYFQALATKRITALAFEFIKDEDGSYPAVKSLSEIAGTAAIHIAAEMMINQNIGKGLLFGNITGVRPTEVVILGAGTVAEYAARTALGLGASVKVFDNSITRLRRLQNLLNQRIFTSTIQEKMLLKSLMRCDVAIGAMRGKNRTPVVVTETMVEHMKKGAVIVDVSIDTGGCFETSEITTHDKPTFIKNNVIHYCVPNIPSRYSKTASMSISNIITPFLLHIADDGGLESAIRCNRGLKNGIYFYHGLLTNKSIADWFNLEHRDINLIVF; encoded by the coding sequence ATGGCTATATATAGTCCGTTTTCAAAAGCACAACTGCTACCACAAGAAGAAAAATTAGAAGTAGCTCGACATAAAAGCGAATTATTCATTGGCGTTCCACAGGAGACTGCTTATCAAGAACGTCGTATTTGTTTAACGCCCGATGCTGTTGCTTCATTAACTTCTCATGGACATCGCGTGCTTATTGAATCTGGAGCGGGAGAAAGCGCAAGTTTTTCCGATAAAGAATATAGCGATGCTGGTGCCGAAATTACAAAAGACACCAAAAAGGTTTTTAGTTGTCCTATTATCTTAAAAGTTGAACCGCCAACTTTACCTGAAATTGAAATGATGAATCCTCAAACGATTGTTATTTCAGCTATTCAATTAAAAACACAACGCAAAGAATATTTTCAAGCTTTAGCTACAAAGCGAATTACAGCACTTGCTTTCGAATTCATAAAAGACGAAGACGGTTCATATCCAGCTGTAAAATCACTTTCCGAAATCGCCGGAACAGCTGCCATTCACATTGCTGCCGAAATGATGATTAACCAAAACATTGGTAAAGGTTTATTATTCGGAAACATTACAGGTGTTCGTCCTACAGAAGTGGTTATTCTTGGCGCAGGAACCGTTGCCGAATATGCAGCACGAACAGCACTTGGACTTGGTGCAAGCGTAAAAGTGTTCGATAATTCAATTACGCGTTTACGCCGACTTCAAAATTTATTAAACCAACGTATTTTTACATCTACCATACAAGAAAAAATGCTACTCAAATCACTAATGCGATGCGATGTAGCAATAGGTGCTATGCGTGGAAAAAATCGCACACCAGTTGTTGTGACTGAAACCATGGTAGAACACATGAAAAAAGGAGCTGTAATTGTAGATGTTAGTATAGATACTGGTGGATGTTTTGAAACTTCAGAAATTACAACACACGACAAACCTACATTCATTAAAAACAATGTAATTCATTATTGCGTACCTAATATTCCTTCTCGATATTCTAAAACCGCATCTATGTCGATTAGTAATATCATTACACCATTTTTATTACACATTGCCGATGATGGCGGATTAGAAAGTGCCATTCGATGCAATCGCGGACTTAAAAACGGAATATACTTTTATCATGGCTTGCTAACTAATAAGTCCATTGCCGATTGGTTTAACTTAGAACATCGCGACATAAACTTAATTGTTTTTTAG
- a CDS encoding RDD family protein, protein MNENILGKRIGACIVDYFILFIAFFILSFIYLLFSGVFKFQIKNIEIILLLVLWFFLLVFPEYKFGKTIGKKIIGLKVISEDKSKISFSQSLIRRAFDVIDIFVLGIISLIILSNKSNNQRFGDKVAKTHVLNDSK, encoded by the coding sequence ATGAATGAAAATATTTTAGGAAAAAGAATTGGAGCTTGTATTGTTGACTACTTTATACTTTTTATTGCTTTTTTCATTTTGTCATTTATCTATTTGTTATTTTCTGGAGTTTTTAAATTTCAAATTAAGAATATTGAAATTATTCTATTACTTGTTCTTTGGTTTTTTTTACTTGTTTTTCCTGAATATAAATTTGGCAAAACCATTGGTAAAAAAATAATAGGTCTAAAAGTAATTTCAGAAGACAAATCTAAGATCAGTTTCAGTCAATCTTTAATTAGAAGAGCTTTTGATGTCATAGATATATTTGTTTTAGGAATTATTTCTTTAATTATTCTATCAAATAAGTCTAATAATCAAAGATTTGGAGATAAAGTTGCTAAAACACATGTTTTAAATGATTCAAAATAA
- the tsaE gene encoding tRNA (adenosine(37)-N6)-threonylcarbamoyltransferase complex ATPase subunit type 1 TsaE — translation MTFIYSLIEIDSVAKEILNIPSLKKVITFNAEMGAGKTTLIKALVNELGVVDNSSSPTFSLVNEYQTDKGETLYHFDLYRLNSEEEAYDMGVDEYFYSGNWCFIEWPEKTPNLIPIDHANISIKVLEDGKRELTINN, via the coding sequence ATGACTTTTATTTATAGTTTAATCGAAATAGATTCAGTTGCTAAAGAAATTTTAAATATACCTTCACTTAAAAAAGTAATCACATTTAATGCCGAAATGGGTGCTGGAAAAACCACACTCATTAAAGCATTAGTAAACGAATTAGGTGTTGTTGACAATTCGAGTAGTCCTACATTTTCATTGGTAAACGAATACCAAACTGATAAAGGTGAAACCCTTTATCATTTCGATTTGTACCGATTAAATTCTGAGGAAGAAGCTTACGATATGGGAGTAGACGAATATTTCTATTCTGGTAATTGGTGTTTTATTGAATGGCCCGAAAAAACGCCAAATCTAATTCCTATCGACCATGCCAATATTTCAATTAAGGTTTTAGAAGACGGAAAAAGAGAATTAACAATTAATAATTGA
- a CDS encoding response regulator produces the protein MSNIKILWVDDEIDLLKPHILFLEKKNYDVTTCNNGQDAIELFEENNYDVVFLDENMPGLSGLETLQEIKEKKSSVPVIMITKSEEEYIMEEAIGSKIADYLIKPVNPNQILLSLKKNLDHSRLVSEKTTLDYQKEFRKIAMDLAMVNTYEDWVELYKKLVYWEMELENIEDQGMIEILESQKTEANVQFGKFIEKNYEDWIQDEDDAPILSHNLFGKLVAPEIRKKDKPILFVVIDNLRYDQWKAFEGIVNNHYKLEKEVSFFSILPTATQYARNAIFSGLLPIDMEKKYPQYWKNDIDEGGKNMHEGEFLTEQLKRLGLNIKQEYYKITNFKDGKKLAENFKALKNNDLTTVVYNFVDMLSHAKTEMDVVKELASNDKAYRSLTQSWFKNSPLLDLIQQAQQNGFRLIITTDHGTINCKNPSKVIGDRNTSLNLRYKTGRSLTYEDKDVYAVKDPKKIGLPAINMSSSFIFAKNDLFLAYVNNYNHYVSYYRNTYQHGGISLEEMIIPFLVLEPK, from the coding sequence ATGAGCAACATAAAAATACTTTGGGTTGATGATGAAATTGATTTATTAAAACCACACATTTTATTTTTAGAAAAGAAAAACTACGATGTTACCACTTGTAATAACGGGCAAGACGCTATTGAGCTTTTCGAAGAAAACAATTATGATGTTGTCTTTTTAGACGAAAATATGCCTGGTTTAAGTGGTTTAGAAACATTACAAGAAATTAAAGAAAAGAAATCTTCAGTTCCTGTAATTATGATTACAAAAAGTGAAGAAGAATATATTATGGAAGAAGCTATTGGTTCAAAAATAGCCGATTACCTAATTAAACCTGTAAATCCAAACCAAATTCTATTAAGCTTAAAGAAAAACTTAGATCATTCACGATTGGTTTCCGAAAAAACAACCCTAGATTACCAAAAAGAATTCCGAAAAATTGCCATGGATTTAGCTATGGTTAATACCTATGAAGATTGGGTTGAGCTATATAAAAAACTAGTGTATTGGGAAATGGAATTGGAAAATATTGAAGATCAAGGCATGATTGAAATATTAGAAAGCCAGAAAACAGAAGCCAATGTTCAGTTTGGAAAGTTTATTGAGAAAAACTATGAAGATTGGATTCAAGATGAAGACGACGCTCCTATCCTATCGCACAATCTTTTTGGAAAATTAGTAGCACCCGAAATTCGCAAAAAAGACAAGCCTATTCTATTTGTAGTAATCGATAATTTACGTTACGATCAATGGAAAGCTTTTGAAGGAATTGTAAACAATCATTACAAATTAGAAAAAGAAGTGAGCTTCTTCTCTATTCTTCCTACGGCTACACAATACGCTAGAAATGCCATTTTCTCTGGACTTTTACCAATTGACATGGAAAAAAAATATCCGCAATATTGGAAAAATGATATTGATGAAGGCGGAAAAAATATGCATGAAGGCGAATTCTTAACCGAACAATTAAAACGCTTAGGTTTAAACATTAAGCAAGAATATTATAAGATTACCAACTTTAAAGACGGAAAAAAATTAGCTGAAAACTTTAAAGCATTAAAAAATAACGACTTAACAACCGTTGTTTACAATTTCGTAGATATGCTTTCGCATGCTAAAACCGAAATGGATGTAGTTAAAGAATTGGCATCCAATGATAAAGCATATCGTTCGTTAACACAAAGTTGGTTTAAAAATTCGCCGTTATTAGATTTAATTCAACAAGCGCAACAAAACGGATTTCGATTAATCATTACAACCGACCACGGAACCATTAATTGTAAAAATCCTTCGAAAGTAATTGGAGATAGAAATACATCGTTAAACCTTCGTTATAAAACTGGAAGGAGTTTAACGTATGAAGACAAAGACGTTTATGCTGTAAAAGATCCTAAGAAAATAGGTTTACCTGCAATAAATATGAGTAGTTCGTTTATTTTTGCTAAAAATGATTTATTTTTAGCCTACGTGAATAATTACAACCACTATGTAAGTTATTATAGAAATACGTACCAACATGGTGGAATTTCACTTGAAGAAATGATTATTCCGTTTTTAGTATTAGAACCAAAGTAA
- a CDS encoding HD domain-containing protein: MSKTNKLKIFNDPIYGFITIPNTLIYDLIQHPYFQRLRRISQMGMSYLVYPGAHHTRFHHALGCLHIMQKAVQTLRFKGVEISNNEENALYIAILLHDIGHGPFSHAMEHSIVEEVHHEQLSLLFMEQLNKEFNGQLSLAIQVFKGEYHRKFMLQLISSQLDMDRMDYLKRDSFYSGVAEGNINSERLIQMMNVDNDVLVIEEKGIYSVEKFLVARRLMYWQAYLHKTSVVGELILTKILKRAKELVQNGIQLEASKPLSYFLENKVTLEDFNENVLQKFSYLDDYDVLSAIKAWQFHDDYVLSNLCRMIINRDLLKIKMLDEKPSKELVKSYKQKFINLTKLSEKEVAYFVFKGSLKNQAYNKQSEPIHIYKKDKSIEDVVEASDQLHLKALSKQVTKYYICFPKVILES, translated from the coding sequence GTGAGCAAGACCAATAAACTCAAAATATTTAATGATCCTATTTACGGATTTATTACTATACCGAATACTCTAATTTACGATTTAATTCAGCATCCATATTTTCAACGTTTACGAAGAATTTCTCAAATGGGAATGTCTTATCTAGTATATCCTGGAGCCCATCATACACGATTTCATCATGCTTTAGGATGTTTGCATATTATGCAAAAAGCAGTTCAAACGTTACGTTTTAAAGGTGTTGAGATATCAAATAATGAAGAAAACGCACTTTATATAGCTATTTTGTTGCATGATATTGGCCACGGACCATTTAGTCATGCAATGGAACATAGCATAGTAGAGGAAGTACACCATGAACAACTTTCTTTGTTGTTTATGGAACAATTGAATAAAGAATTTAACGGACAATTATCCTTAGCAATTCAAGTGTTTAAAGGTGAATATCACCGAAAATTCATGTTGCAACTGATTTCAAGTCAGTTAGATATGGATCGAATGGATTATTTAAAGCGTGATAGTTTTTACAGCGGCGTAGCAGAAGGAAATATCAATAGTGAACGATTGATTCAAATGATGAATGTTGATAATGATGTTTTAGTTATTGAAGAAAAAGGAATTTATTCGGTTGAAAAATTCTTAGTAGCGCGAAGATTAATGTATTGGCAAGCTTATCTACATAAAACTTCGGTTGTTGGAGAATTAATCCTAACAAAAATATTAAAAAGAGCAAAAGAATTGGTCCAAAACGGAATTCAATTAGAAGCTAGTAAACCATTATCTTACTTTTTAGAAAATAAAGTCACATTAGAAGATTTTAATGAAAATGTTTTACAGAAGTTTAGCTATTTAGATGATTATGATGTTTTAAGTGCAATTAAAGCATGGCAATTTCATGATGATTATGTTCTGTCTAATTTGTGCCGAATGATAATTAATCGTGATTTGTTGAAAATTAAAATGTTGGATGAAAAACCTAGTAAAGAATTGGTGAAGTCATACAAACAAAAATTCATCAACTTAACGAAATTATCAGAAAAAGAAGTTGCATATTTTGTTTTTAAAGGAAGTTTAAAAAATCAGGCTTACAATAAACAAAGCGAACCCATTCATATTTATAAAAAAGATAAATCAATTGAAGATGTTGTAGAGGCTTCTGACCAATTGCATCTCAAGGCTTTATCAAAACAAGTTACAAAATATTATATCTGTTTTCCAAAAGTAATTTTGGAGTCTTAA
- the lpxD gene encoding UDP-3-O-(3-hydroxymyristoyl)glucosamine N-acyltransferase produces MKFTAAQIAGILEGEVFGNPEAEVFKLAKIEEGTDGSLTFLANPKYANYIYTTKATITIVNNTFEPEQEVTTTLIKVEDAYKSFSKLLEYYNQVKLMKSGIEQPSVISEGVQYGEGLYLGSFCYIGKNVSIGKNVKIYPNSFVGDNVVIGDNCVLFAGARVYSETVIGNNCTIHSGTIVGSDGFGFAPQEDGTYTKVPQIGNVIIEDNVEIGACTTIDRATLGSTVIRKGVKLDNQIQIAHNVEIGENTVIASQTGIAGSTKIGKNCMIGGQVGIVGHITIGNNVKIQAQSGIGKSLKDGEVVQGSPAFNYGDFAKSFVHFRNLPKIVSEIEEIKKNIN; encoded by the coding sequence ATGAAATTTACAGCAGCTCAAATTGCAGGCATTTTAGAAGGTGAAGTTTTTGGTAATCCAGAAGCTGAGGTTTTTAAACTTGCTAAAATAGAAGAGGGAACAGATGGTTCTTTAACTTTTTTAGCAAACCCGAAATATGCTAACTACATATATACTACAAAAGCAACAATTACAATTGTTAATAATACATTTGAACCTGAACAAGAAGTTACTACAACTTTAATAAAAGTAGAAGATGCTTATAAATCATTTTCTAAACTTTTAGAATATTACAATCAGGTTAAACTAATGAAATCAGGAATTGAGCAACCATCAGTTATTTCTGAAGGTGTTCAATATGGAGAAGGTTTATATTTAGGAAGCTTTTGCTACATTGGGAAAAATGTATCTATAGGAAAAAATGTAAAAATTTATCCAAATAGCTTTGTAGGCGACAATGTAGTTATTGGTGATAATTGTGTTTTATTTGCTGGCGCTAGAGTATATTCTGAAACTGTAATAGGAAATAATTGTACCATTCATTCTGGAACAATTGTAGGTTCTGATGGATTCGGTTTTGCACCTCAAGAAGATGGTACATATACTAAAGTTCCACAAATTGGAAATGTAATTATCGAAGATAATGTAGAAATTGGAGCTTGTACAACAATAGATAGAGCAACTTTAGGGTCAACGGTAATTCGCAAAGGAGTTAAGCTAGATAACCAAATTCAAATCGCTCATAATGTAGAGATTGGAGAGAATACGGTTATTGCTTCGCAAACAGGAATTGCAGGTTCTACAAAAATTGGGAAGAATTGCATGATTGGTGGTCAGGTTGGTATAGTTGGACACATTACAATTGGAAACAATGTTAAGATTCAAGCACAATCAGGTATTGGTAAAAGTTTAAAAGATGGAGAAGTGGTTCAAGGGAGTCCTGCATTTAATTATGGGGACTTTGCAAAATCATTTGTTCATTTTAGAAATTTACCTAAAATTGTAAGTGAAATAGAAGAAATTAAAAAGAATATAAATTAA
- a CDS encoding bifunctional UDP-3-O-[3-hydroxymyristoyl] N-acetylglucosamine deacetylase/3-hydroxyacyl-ACP dehydratase, with protein sequence MAKQTTIASEISLTGVGLHTGQEVKMTFKPAPENNGYTFVRVDLEGEPIIEADANYVINTDRGTNLEKNGVKIQTPEHVLAALVGSDVDNVIIELNASELPIMDGSSKYFVEAIEKVGLVEQNAERLEFIVKDVISYVDETTGSEITVIPHDEYCVTTMVDFGTKVLGTQNATMKCIKEFKSEISNSRTFSFLHELEALLNHGLIKGGDLNNAIVYVDKEISPDTMEKLKAAFNKEKISVKPNGILDNLTLHHPNEAARHKLLDVVGDLSLIGRRIKGKVIANKPGHFVNTQFAKKLSKIIKIEEKNNIPTYDLNKEPLLDIHGIMGLLPHRPPFLLVDKILEMSDNHVVGLKNVTMNEDFFVGHFPGAPVMPGVLIVEAMAQTGGILILSSVPDPENYLTYFMKIDNVKFKNKVLPGDTLIFKLELLSPIRRGICHMQAYAYANGKLVTEAELMAQIVKVK encoded by the coding sequence ATGGCTAAGCAAACTACTATTGCTAGTGAAATTTCGTTAACTGGTGTAGGATTACATACTGGACAAGAGGTTAAAATGACTTTTAAGCCGGCACCTGAAAATAATGGTTATACTTTTGTTAGAGTTGATTTAGAAGGAGAACCAATTATTGAAGCAGATGCTAATTATGTTATTAACACTGATAGAGGAACTAATTTAGAGAAAAACGGAGTTAAAATTCAAACTCCTGAACATGTTTTAGCAGCTCTTGTTGGTTCAGATGTAGATAATGTTATTATAGAATTAAATGCTTCTGAACTTCCAATAATGGATGGTTCTTCAAAGTATTTTGTTGAAGCTATTGAAAAAGTAGGTTTAGTAGAACAAAATGCTGAGCGCTTAGAATTTATAGTTAAAGATGTAATTTCTTATGTCGACGAAACTACAGGAAGTGAAATTACAGTTATTCCACACGATGAATATTGTGTAACAACAATGGTAGATTTTGGTACTAAAGTATTAGGAACTCAAAATGCTACTATGAAATGTATCAAAGAATTTAAATCAGAGATTTCGAATTCTAGAACGTTTAGTTTTTTACATGAATTAGAAGCTTTATTAAATCATGGTCTAATTAAAGGTGGTGATTTAAATAATGCCATTGTATATGTAGATAAAGAGATTTCTCCGGATACTATGGAAAAATTAAAAGCAGCATTTAACAAAGAAAAAATTTCAGTTAAGCCTAATGGTATTTTAGATAATTTAACGCTTCATCATCCTAATGAGGCCGCACGCCATAAATTGCTTGATGTTGTTGGAGATTTATCATTAATTGGAAGAAGAATTAAAGGGAAAGTTATTGCTAACAAGCCAGGACATTTTGTCAATACTCAGTTTGCTAAAAAGCTTTCTAAAATTATTAAAATTGAAGAAAAGAACAATATTCCAACATACGATTTAAATAAGGAGCCATTATTGGATATTCATGGAATAATGGGATTATTACCACACAGACCACCATTTTTATTAGTAGATAAAATTTTAGAAATGTCTGATAATCATGTGGTAGGATTAAAAAATGTTACTATGAATGAAGATTTCTTCGTAGGACATTTTCCCGGAGCACCTGTTATGCCAGGAGTTTTAATCGTTGAGGCTATGGCTCAAACAGGAGGGATTTTAATTTTAAGTTCTGTTCCTGATCCAGAAAATTACTTGACATATTTTATGAAAATAGATAATGTTAAGTTTAAGAATAAAGTACTTCCCGGTGATACATTAATCTTTAAATTAGAATTATTATCACCAATAAGAAGAGGAATTTGCCACATGCAAGCTTATGCATATGCTAATGGAAAGTTAGTTACTGAAGCTGAATTAATGGCTCAAATAGTGAAAGTAAAATAG